Genomic window (Equus asinus isolate D_3611 breed Donkey chromosome 8, EquAss-T2T_v2, whole genome shotgun sequence):
ttagttttctatttttagtgtCTCTTTATTCCCCTCCGAGTAAAAGGTCATCTCATCCCATGTTTAATTTCCCTTAAGCCAAACTGAGGAGCATTTTCCCCTtgggaaatgtttcttttttctttttttaaagattttattttttttcctttttctccccaaagccccccagtacatagttgtatattcttcgtttgggtccttctagttgtggcatgtgggacgctgcctcagcatggtatgatgagcagtgtgccatgtccgcgcccaggattcgaatcaacgaaacactgggccgcctgcagcggagcgcgcgaacttaaccactcggtcacggggccagccccgggaaatGTTTCTAATATATTTCTATGCCTGCCACATGGTTCCAAGAAAGAATCCAGTTGAACTAACCCCTCTATTTCCAAGTATTACCTATGTTCCTTCCCACTGTGGATGAAGGCCACTTCCAACTGACTTACCTCATGTCTCAGTCTCTCATACATGACAGCCAGGTGTTCCTCCATACTCGGATCTCCCGATGGAGTGGCAGGGGAAGGGCAGGCTGTCCCAGGGGCTCGGAAAGGTATCAAAGCCCCAGGATAGGGGCAGGGAGGTCCCTCAAATAGGCTTCTAAGCCCATCTAGGCAGCCACTATGCAATTCAGGTCCTGgtccctcctccccctttcctggAGGGAGAACCACCCATGGTGAGCTGAGGGCCTTGATCTGAGGGAGAGGTAGTGGGGGAGCCGGGGGAAGCAGCcgaggtgggggaggtgggggtgggggagaccagaggaggagaggagaagctgGAGAAATGGTGGTTGTGGAGTGGGGCCAAAGGGGTGGGAATGGTAGAGCCCGTGGAGAAAGCTGGTCCTAAGGAGGAACCAAAGGGAAAAAGATAAGAATTCAGCTGCGTAATGCCCCTTCATCCAAACTCTGCTCCTTAACATGCTTCCAATTCCACTTGCTCCTTCTGACAGGAGAGatggaattaaaggaaaaatgggaTGGGTTCATCTCCATCTCTACTGAAAACAGGTTAACAGTACAAGTACTTCCCCAAAACATCAGCAAATACTTTTACATTTGTTTAAGATTTCAACATTGTTTAGGGACAGTTCCACCTCTCTTATAGCAAGAATCACAAGAATACATATTTGAAGGATAAACGAATGAATAACAGGTTTTATTGTACTTCGGATGAAATGATGTGGCCTGGAACACAACTTCACGATTAAGTGTGTGAGGCAGATGTTGTATAGAGAAAAGAACATACAGCTGGAACTAGGAGACGCTTCTTTGAGTTCCAATTCTATCATGTAACCTTAGGCACTCCCATTCTCCATGCCTGTTCCCTATAAAAGTTCTCTTATAAATGAGGATGATGAAGCCACGCTGAGTTATTATGAGAACTATATGAGATAAGTGTAAATAAAACTTTGAGACCTATAAAGTAGTATATAAATGTAAGCTATTATCATTTCGGGCCCCTCTAATGACACAAACAAGCCCAGGAGACTGTAAAAGGCTGGACTACATTCTCTCTGCTTTACCGACGTTGAAACTGCGATGAGGGCGAGGTCACCCAAGGCCAGGCCTGACCCAAGACCCTCCGCTCCCAAGGAACCGCCCGGGGTCTCCCGGAAAGGCGGGCGGCCGCGCGGGTACCTCTGTCCCCGACGGTGTCCCTGAGGCGCCGTCTCCGCCGGGGGCGTGGCCATCTTGCCCGCCCGGGCGCAGGGCCCCGAACCGGGTCCAACCGGGCCCGCCTTCCTGCCGGGACCGCTATCCGGTGCAAGATGCGCGGGCTGCAGAGCGCGGCTCGCAGGTCTGTTTGGTCGCGACCAGGGAATTCTGGGGCGGCGCCGCGGCGGGCTGCGAACCTCTCCGCCCCCTGCCCTTCAAATCACCTCCAGGCGCAGGTAACCGCCGGGACGCGGACGAAATGCGAACGCGCCGCCCCAGCTTCCACCCCGCCTGCCCACGCCGGGGAACCACAGTCCCGACGCACCAAGGCCCTCAGGGCCGCCCTCGCGCGCCCGCGACCCTGGTCCCCTCCACGCGCCGCCCGGCACAGGTGGGAAGGGGCGGTGGGACGTCATTGCGCCTGCGCGGAACGGGGCGCGCGCTCCGCCCCACGCGCCGGCTCTGAGGAGGGTCTCTCCCCGCCCCCTCTCCTACCCGCCCGCTTCCCCTCTGCTCTCACCTGGGGGAGCGCCTGGTAGGCACGGAGGCAGGGGCCGAGACGCCGGGCCGCCCCTCGGCCGGGCTGGTACATGATCTTCCGGGAGTGGAGAGAGCGCCTCCCGAGTCCGGCCTCCGGCCTCCTCACAGGGGTGAGCACGCCCTGGAGCCGGCTTCTTGAAGGGGAAAGGAGGGGGGGTGAGGGGCTAAGGGGAGGCAAACGGAGATGTTGCGCGCTTGCGCACTGCAGGTTCCAGGGAGGCGAAGAGGCGATCGGGCTGCAGTCAGTGCGCCTGCGCTCGTCTGAGCGGAGGCTGCCTCAGAGCGCTTGCGCAGTAAATTAGCGGTCCAAGCACCGCTCTCAACTCTGCGGCGCTTGCGCAAAAAACTGGGCGATGATGGGGCTGAACCCGGTGCTACCAGAGTGAGGGGTGGGATTGAAATAATGACAAGTTTTCCAGTAGCTCTcgtgataaaaaataaatacttttattgtTCTGGTTAAAAATAAGATACAAATGATTTGGCGCTGATAAGAAagcctgttgaatgaatgaatgaatacatccaTTATGAGAGGGGGCTTTGGCTGTCTCCTGTAGCGATAGAAATAATACTGACTTTGAAGGTGTGAGAGGGGGCTGCGGTCACCAAGGCCTAGTGCTGCGACGTTCCTGCAAGTTTCGAATGAACCTGGCGTTGAACACGTCCCCACCCATTGTCCAGGACTGGGCTGGTGGGGCCTGGGCCTGTGGCGGAACTGTGTGCATGGGTTCCTCCCCAGACCCATCCTGTGAGAAAACCTGCTCTTCATTGGCAGACCTGGTAGGTGGGAAGGAGATGGAGAGTGGGTTATAGGGGTACTAAAGTGGGAATTAAGATCATAGACTCTTCAAGGTCTTTTCTGGTCTTTCTGGCTCTTAATGCAGAGGACACACGATGGGGTATGAAGCTGGAACCATTAGTGCTATGTCCAAATTTGAAACCCCTCAGAGAGTGCTAAAGGGAAGCACCAGAGTTGAACCTATGGGGAAAGACGCTTGTAGGATGTTAGCTAAAAGGATTTGTGGGAGGAGCTGGTGTCCAGTTCAAAGAGTAACATTTAGGAGGAGGAAGTAGCTGAGAGTGTTGTTAGGAAAGGAGTCAAAGGTGGTGTGAGGCTGATAGGGGAGGGGCTCAGACCTCACCTAGTCTCTGTTTCCTGTTCCCCCTGCTTCGATTCTTGGTTGCCTGTGGAAACACCAGGCATGTGATAGGAAAGCCGGAGCAGGTAGTGAATATGGCCTACTTGATTTGAGTGGGTAAGGAGGGATGAATACGTACCTGTGTTGGGGGATGAGGAATTCAACCCCCCATGGCGGCTGTAGCAGCAGCTTTGGGCTACCAGCCCTGGGGGAGTCCCCCTGCAGAAGAAATGGGCGATGATGGGGAAGAGGCTCCAGGATGAAGGATGAGTGGGTATGGAGGAATCAGAGGAGAGGAATAAAAGGAATAGCCCAGGAACAAAGAGGAGGGGTAGTTATCCCTCCTAAGGGGTTTTAATCTAAGCTCTGCCCCAGAAAAGGAGACGGAGCTCATTTTATACTCTGAGATTTACTGGAGGAGTCCTGATTTGTTGCTTTATTATTTCTCGTTGAGGTAATGTGTTAAAAGTAAGGCCAAATGTGATCCAAATCATGTCATAAAAACAGACTCACATACAGGCAAAAAAGAATTTGTTAGACTGGGTGCGCCCTCATATTTGGTTTGGAAAACATGGTTACCTTAATTATAGGATACCTAAGACCAGAGGGAAATAGGGAGTGGCAAGGCCGAAtttaggaagaaaaggaagggagccTTTGGAGGATAGGTAACTGTGTTAAACTTTCAACCTAGTAAGGGATTGTCTTGAGACAGAGATCCAAGGGTTTAGTGGGAGAGAGGGCAGAAAATCAGAATGGGAAGAGGAATCCAGGGAACAGATGGGAGGCAATTAGTGGATCCCAGAGAGGTTGGTAAATCTTGACATCTCAGCAAAGTCTGGCCTAGGGTGAAGGGTAGAAGTCACTGGGGAGAGCTGGAGGTTTCTGGAGGGAATGGGGGAGTAGATACAGAAGCCTACACAAAGGGATCCAGTGACTACATGAGGAGTCAGAATCTGCAGGAGAAGATCCAGCAATGAAAATGGGGATGGGTAGACGGCAGATCCTGCAAGGGGAGCTCTGAGACTCCTTGCGAGAAGATCTGCAGATCTCAGAGGTGAGAAAGATGAGAGGGACAGAAATCCTGAGATCCCAGGAAAATAAGGGGTGACGCACAAATGAGGCTGAGACcttaagtttgttttttttttagtgttttttttcattgaaaatgtccatttaaaaaacacaaaagaattcaCACTTTATTCAGACAACactgagagggagaagaaaaaggaggagtgAGTCGGGAGAGAGGGAGATCCTGCTCCCAAGGATTTGGGGAACACACTAGGCAGTGGAGGTACCTGGTCTACCACACACTCAGAGGGTAGGGAGGGGGTACGGAGCAGGGAAGAAGGTTCTTgctaggaggaaagaaaaaaggaaggccAGAGGAAGAGTTCCCCCATCTTCTCAAGACAACCTCACAAGACAGGAAATATCAGCATCTAGCTACTGGGGAGGGATGGATGCAAGAGGGGATTCTAGGAGCTAATAGATCCTTGAGACTCAGGTTTATTTTCTGAAACATGGCTAAGAGTGATCCCACGGTGCTTGCTGGGATCTACTGCCAAGAAACAAACTCCTTCATAGAATCTGGATCTGGGGGAAGTGGCGGTGTCTCTAGAAGTGTGGCAAGTCTTTAGAGCCCCAAAGCAGACATCAGCTTGGAGGTTCCCCGATACATACGCATACACAAAACGTGGAAATTAAGAGTTTGGCAATGTTGAGTGGATCCCTTTGGGGAGCTGGTAAGTCCCTATCCTACCTAACTGGACTGCTCTGAAGCAGAGCTCATTGGTCAGCATCAGCAGGCTCAAAGGGGAAGGGTGGTAGGCAGCACAAAGCAGCATTAGAGCCACCAGCAGACACTGTAGAGGGAATGTGGGAGTTCTTCTATGGACAAGACTCCTTAAAAGGTTTCCCTGGCAGAGGAGGCCCTTGGACCTTCCACGGTGTTCTAGAATCTAACAGCAAGCAAGAGTGTGCTTCTCTGGATAATTAGCATGAGCCACCCAACCAAGGGGTCTGGCAGCGAATAGGGCTATCTGTTCAGAGAGGGTTCAGAGCCCAAGTTAGGAGAGAAGGGGTGCTTTCTATGGTAAGAAAAGCTACAAAGTATTAGGTTATCTGGGACCCTGACAACGCAGTTGTCTaagaaaggggaagagggaaTCCTATGGATTCTGTCAGGTTCCACTGGATCCTGGGGGACGTAATGGAAGAGTGGGTCTGGGGTTTTCAGGGAAAGGGGTCTTTGCCCCGCTAGGTCTcccagggaggagagggggtTAGCTGTCTATCAGTATCGACTCTCATCAGACCGGGGAAGGGAGCTATGGAAGGATGTTATggacaggaagaagggagagggaaaatgggggagagagaaaaacagagaagtcaGAGGTGAAGAGAAAGCTAGGGAGAGATATAAAGGAGATGCCCACTCTGCTTGCTGGGATGGACTCCTGCCACACAGGCCCTGACCTGGGCCAAGTGGCTCCCCAAACTGTCAGAGACACTGCCCCCTCCCAGCAATTATTAAGCCAAGATTTCCCCAATCTTAGAGGCTCAGCTCCCCTGCAACCAATGGATCTGTGTTCTTCTTACCCATCCTCCCAACTCTCACTTTAACTAGAGTCCCCAGACTCCATATAAAGTCCTATTCAGCTCCTTCACTGTAATTTATTTCCAGACCACGCCcacaaatattttccaatatattCTTCTCAAAAGGTTTCAGGACCTTCCAATCCACCTATCCTATTGCTTCCTGTCTCTGAGGGATTCAAATTGCCCTCTGCCATTTCTAACACCCTCTCTGACAGTCTTGAGTCTTCCTAACCCTCCAATTCTATTACCTGGTGCGGCGACGTTGGGCTGGGCTGCCCCCAGGGTCGGTAGCCAGCAGAAGGCGGGCGGTAGGGTGTGGGGGGCAGAGGCGCAGGGAACGCAGCAGCTCCTGCTCTGGTACAAAGGGACGGAGGGGACCCCGTTCTGGCGAGTTTCCCAGGCTGCTGGAGCGGGGGGGTGGGTGGGCTGGAGGTGTAGCACGGCGAGGAGCCCTGTTTAGGGGCCAAGGAGGCTCCACAGCTACCTTGAgaactggggagagggagaataaagagcaagagagagaagaaaaaggagaaggaaggaagagagtcaTGACAGCAAAGATTAGGGGTGAAAAAAGAAACCAGAGCCTTTAGAGAGAACTAATCCTTCCCCTGGGTTCAGGTCCCCCAGGCCCAGACACCCTACCCCAGTCTTACATTCTCGGTCACTAGAGGAGTATGGCTTAATGTCTCCCTCTGCTCTCTTGGGTGGCAGCTTCCTTGCTGGAGCTGGCAGTGGAGAGGACACAGGCAACGTAAGCATTAGGAGACATACTTTGTACCCCTCCTCCCGGCCACTCCCCCCACAACCCCAAACCTCTGCTCCCTGACACCACAGTTCCTCCCGGAGAAGGAGAGTTCAGCTCCATCGCAGAAGCAGCTCTGTGGCAATGCCATCACAACAAAAGGGAGTTCAGGGGGAATGCTGGAGCACTTTTAAGGAGAGCCAGAAGGAGTAGGCCAAATGCAGAGGTAGGGGGAAAAGATCCAGGGTGAGACTCCGGGGCCTGGGAGGTGCAGGAGAAGGGTGGCCAAGGGAGGCAAGCTCTTACTGTCAGTGGGTGCTGTCATGCCCCCCTGGGATTCGGGGGCAGTGGAATGGTCCCAGCTGGGCCACCGAGGACCCCAGGTCCCTCTAGATGAGATGGACAAAGCCCTTGGTTAATCAGGAATTACTGTGGAGAGGTcaggggaggctggggtggggcagaaCCTCTCCTTTCGGTACAAAGATGGGAAGAGATTTAAGTtttattagggggaaaaaaaaaggatgaggaGAAAACAGACATCTGAAAAGGAGTTACCAGAGTAAATGGGAGGCTAACATATTGTCCAAAGTTCTGCCTGCCGTCTGCTCACTTCTCTACctgtgctccctcccctcccctctcaagAGGTTCTCTGTCATGTGTGGCAAATGAGAGCGTTCTCAGCAAATCCACGTAAGCTTTATCCACAGTCCCCTTCCCTGTGGACCTGAGTCCTCACCGTCCTTGTTGGCTCTCACTCTCTCACAGCCTGTAGGTAGGTGAGCAGGAGCGAGATGGGGAAGCCTTGGAAACCAAAGTGAGTCATGGATATGAACTGCCTCACAGTGCCTGACACTGGCTGAAGGAAATGACTGGTAACAGACTCTTCTTTGGGAAGAGCTGAGAGCTAGCCACAAAGCCAGCTCAGGAAGGCGGCCCTCCTGAGCAAGCATGCACTGCACGGCAGCAGCAGGCTGTGCTTCCCCACCTTTGGGAGGCAGTGAGGAAGAGCGAGGAGTGGGGCTCAGACTGgcagggagtgtgtgtgtatgagggtgGAATGGGAAACCTGGGCAGCATTTCATTCCCTCCTAGGTTTGATGTCTCCAGATCAATTTGATTATTTGGTCGGAAATGTTACAAATTCTGAGCATTATCTTCTAAAACTAATATTTAAACTTTGAACTTTCATATTGCTATTCTATGACTCAAAACGAAAGGGATGACTTTCCCTCACAGAAACCTGAGGGGTTCACAAAGGAATGAGATTCTGTCATCAAACAGGCTCTCAATGAGCATGCTTAGTTAAAAGTCCTGACAAGTAGGAAATGTACTGAGGTCCCACAAGGGCAAAGGCAAATGGGTAACGACTGCTGGAGACTTGGGTTGCTTTAGAATTCTCCCAAACTGCCCACAGATCGCACTGTGCTCTCCGTGGCCTCCAGAGTAACTAGCCATCATGGCACTACAGTTCCGCCCATTCAATGCAGCTTTACCAGCGGGCGTAGGATCGACTGCAGCAGCACGAGAGTGTCGAGTTGCCCTCAGAGAGGGAGCAGGGGGCCCTGTGAGGAAGGAAGTGGTGGTGTCCCTCAGTGAGGGGGCCAGCAGGACCAAGAATCcacctctttccttcccctcaCCCCAACTACTTGACCAAACACACAAGGTGAGAAAACTTACGATGCTGATGGGCAAAGAAGCCTTCGAAGATCACAAAGTTGTTCACCTATAAGATGAAACAAGCAAGACAGAGTTGTCCATTCAGCCACTCAGAACATACTTGGGTAGAGAACCCTGTGTTAGAAAAACCACAGttggggagctggcctggtggtgcagcggttaagttcacacattctgcctGGGGTtcagcagttcggatcctgggtatggacctatgcactgcttgtcaagccatgctatggcaggcgtcccacatagaaagtagaggaagatgggcacagatgttcgctcagggccagtcttcctcaacaaaaagaggagaattggtggcagatgttagttcagggctaatcttcctcaaaaaaaaaaaaaaaagataataaaaaaataaaaagaaaagaaaaaccacagtgGGAGGAACAAAAGCCAGCCTTCCTGTCCTTGTTGGTAGATTTAGTCAAAAACTCAGATCCTGATAAGCTGATGCTAAAGTTGATTACAGAATTGCAAAGGAcatcaaatagccaaaacaatcttgaaaaagaagataggattcacacttcctgatttcaaaacttactacaaagctatggtaatcaaaatatGTGTAGAGGCATATGGATAGACATATGGACTAAGGGAatgaatagagtccagaaataaacccatgtgtctatggtcaattgattttcaacaaaggagccaagaccattcaacagggaaagaacagtctcttttAACAAACGGTGATTGGACAACTGAATATCTACATGCAAGATAATGAATGTGGACCTCTACCTCACATCATAGGCAAAAAATAACtacaaatggatcaaagacctaaatgtaagagctaaaactatgcaACTCTTAGAAGGAATATAGgggaaaatctttatgaccttgggttaggcaatggtttcttaaatatgacaccaaaagcacaagcaacaagataaaaaaatagataaataggaCTTCATTGaaagtaaaaacttttgtgcttcaaatgacgctatcaagaaaatgaaaagacaacccacagaataggagaaaatatttgcaaatcatgtatctgataagggtgttgtatctagaatatatcaagaactctTACAAGTCAAGAACAAGGaacacaattaaaaatgggcatggggccagcctcgtggctgagtggttaagttcctgcactccgctgcagcggcccagagtttcactggttcgaatcctaggtgcagacgtggcaccgctcatcaggccatgctgaagtggcgtcccacatgccacaactagaaggacccacgactaagaatatacaactatgtaccggggggctttggagagaaaaaggaaaaaataaaatcttaaaaaaaaaaaaaaaactgggcataggccttggggctggcccggtggcgcagcggttaagttcgcacgttccgctttggcggcccggggttcgccagttgagATCCCAGATgaggacatggtactgcttggcaagccatgctgtggtaggcgtctcacatataaagcagaggaagatgggcatggatgttagctcagggccagtcttcctcatcaaaaagaggaggattggcagcagatgttagctcagggctaatcttcctcaaaaaaaaaaaaagggcttaGGACTTGAAtaagcatttctccaaagatgatatacaaatggccaataagcacttgaaaagatgctcgagcacaactagaaggacctacaactaaaatatataactacatactggggggattcggggaggaaaaaaagcagggaaaaaaaaaagattggcaacggttgttagctcaggtgccaatctttaaaaaaaaaaaaaaaagatgctcaacatcattagccattagggagacgcaaatcaaaaccacaaagagataccacttaACACCCACTAGGATAGgtctaacaacaacaacaacaacaaaaaaataacaaatgttggtaagGAAGCTGAGAAATTGGAATCCTAATACTGTTGGTAGAGATGTAAAATGTTGCAGTCATTGTGAAAAAACAGTTgctcagttcctcaaaaagttagacgttgaattaccatgtgacccaacaattccactcttaggtacatatccaagagaaatggaaatatatgtcCAAACAAAttgatatatccatataatggaatactattcagccataaaaaggaatgaagtagtgacacatgctacaacatgaatgaagtCCCTGAGCATTGTGAAAGGGAAAGCCAAACACAAAtgccacatattttatgattccatttatataaaatgtccagagtAAGCACATCCATAGAGAGAGTAGAGATTAGTGGTTGATAGGGactgggggaagaggaagagggagtggCTGCTTAATGAATACTGGGTTTCCTTCTGGGTGATAGAAAGGTTCTGGAATTAGACATGGTGATAATTGAACAACATTGTGAATATCCTAAAAACCGcctaattgtatattttaaatagttaaaatagtgaattttatcacaaaaacaaaaaacccagtcCCTACTTTTAAGTTCTCCAGGACCCAAGCTCATAGAGACACAGTGTACAAAACATCAAGGAGGGTAAGGCCTCCAAACTGTCAAAACAACTTCAAAACACATGAAGAAGGCCAAATGGCtcaaatatacaaatactgagaaaaacaaagatttaagCAGGGTTCACACAGTGGGGCCAGTCGAGGAAGACATGCTGAAGGATGGGCGGGTCACTTTGATAACGAGTCATGGATAGAGTGATTTCATTGTATCATCACATTCAATTTGGCCACCACCACAATCTTTGGAGTcactacagtcatgtgttgcttaacgacagggatacatcctgagaaatgcgttattaggcaattttgttgtcgtgtgaacatcacagagtgtacttatacaaacctacatggtatagcctactacacacctagactacatggtactaaccttatgggaccccCATCATATATCTGGtgtgtcattgaccaaaacatcgttatgcggTGCGTGATTGCAttttaaagaagagtaaaaaaaggCTTGGAGacatgacttgcccaaagccaagTAGCTACAAATGGCAGAGCTTGGCCTCAAGCCCCTGACTCCTGATTCTGGCTGTAGCGTTTCAGCTAGGAATACAGTGTAGTCATTAAGAGTGGGCTATGGGTTCAAATTtgagctccaccacttactagctatgtgaagTTGGTCAAGTCACTAATCTGTATCTACCCAAAAAGAGCtcaataatagcacctacctcaaaGAGATGTACAAGGATGCACTGAGAGGATGCATGCAGATACCACACAGAGCTCATGGAACAGTCATTGCTTGCACTCTACGCTGCTCTGGTCCTACACGTTACCTGGGTAATGCATTTGATGTCAAATCCTATGCTCCCTCCACTGCTCTCTGCTGCTTCTTACTGGAAAACTGTACCGTGAGAGGGCATTCTAAGCAGACTCTGCCTATCTCCTGTCTTGATCCTGCTGTAATGTCTACCAGCCCATCCTCATCCTCTCCCAACAAACACACGCCCAGCA
Coding sequences:
- the C8H6orf136 gene encoding uncharacterized protein C6orf136 homolog is translated as MYQPGRGAARRLGPCLRAYQALPQDQLSPRALPFPPLWPHSTTTISPASPLLLWSPPPPPPPPRLLPPAPPLPLPQIKALSSPWVVLPPGKGEEGPGPELHSGCLDGLRSLFEGPPCPYPGALIPFRAPGTACPSPATPSGDPSMEEHLAVMYERLRHELPNLFLHSHDYTLYSSDVEFINEVLNIRTKGRTWYILSLTLCRFLAWNYFAQLRLEVLQLTRHPENWTLQARWRLVGLPIHLLFLRFYKRDKEELYRTYDAYSTFYLNSDGLICRHRLDKLMPSHSPPTPVKKLLVGALVTLGLSEPEPNLHLCSEA